The Camelina sativa cultivar DH55 chromosome 14, Cs, whole genome shotgun sequence genome includes a window with the following:
- the LOC104739669 gene encoding probable xyloglucan endotransglucosylase/hydrolase protein 33, protein MASLMKKYNMKIIWETAVVFCLCSLSFVSSHSRKFTTPSVTRLTDQFSKIAIESGFSRRFGDRNIVVNGSLAKLTLDKSSGAGLMSKNKYQYGFFSARLKLPAGFASGVVVAFYLSNAESYPKSHDEIDIELLGRSRRDDWTIQTNVYANGSTRTGREEKFYFWFDPTQAFHDYTLIWNSHHTVFLVDNIPVRQFPNRGAFTSAYPSKPMSLYVTVWDGSEWATKGGKYPVNYKYSPFVVSVADVELSGCSVNNGSSTGTGPCTKSGGSVSSLDPVDGQDFATLSKNQINAMDWARRKLMFYSYCSDKSRYKVMPAECN, encoded by the exons ATGGCGTCTTTGATGAAGAAGTACAACATGAAGATTATTTGGGAAACAGCAGTTGTGTTTTGTCTCTGTTCattgtcttttgtttcttcacaCAGCAGGAAATTCACAACACCAAGCGTAACTCGCCTCACTGATCAATTTAGTAAGATCGCCATTGAAAGTGGCTTCTCCAGACGTTTCGGGGATCGCAATATTGTAGTCAATGGCTCCCTCGCAAAGCTCACTCTCGACAAATCATCTG GAGCTGGGTTGATGTCAAAGAACAAGTATCAATATGGTTTCTTCAGTGCAAGACTCAAGCTTCCTGCTGGATTTGCCTCTGGTGTTGTGGTTGCTTTCTAT TTATCAAACGCAGAGAGTTATCCGAAAAGCCACGACGAGATAGACATAGAATTGTTGGGTAGAAGTAGGAGAGATGATTGGACGATCCAAACGAATGTGTATGCAAATGGAAGTACGAGAACGGGAAGAGAGGAGAAGTTCTACTTTTGGTTTGATCCAACGCAAGCCTTTCACGACTATACCCTCATTTGGAACTCCCACCATACTGT ATTTTTGGTAGACAACATTCCGGTTAGGCAGTTTCCGAACCGGGGGGCCTTCACAAGCGCGTACCCGTCTAAACCGATGTCTCTATACGTCACCGTTTGGGACGGTTCAGAGTGGGCCACTAAAGGTGGTAAGTACCCCGTCAACTACAAGTACAGTCCCTTCGTGGTTTCCGTAGCTGACGTCGAGTTAAGTGGCTGCTCCGTTAACAACGGCTCCTCTACCGGGACCGGGCCATGCACCAAGTCGGGCGGGTCGGTTTCGAGTTTGGACCCTGTTGATGGTCAGGATTTTGCCACGTTGTCGAAGAATCAGATCAATGCCATGGACTGGGCTAGGAGGAAGCTAATGTTCTATTCTTATTGTAGTGATAAGTCGAGATACAAAGTCATGCCTGCTGAGTgcaactga
- the LOC109128600 gene encoding uncharacterized protein LOC109128600, protein MSIKNVLLLLVIISVVVSTNAQLPQFPIPFPFQPSPGMPGFPDIAKCWSSVMNIPGCITEISQAILSGRFGNIGPACCKAFLEGETNCLPKLPLNPFFPPMLKEQCSRIAGAIPPATK, encoded by the coding sequence ATGTCTATCAAGaatgtgcttcttcttctagtgATCATATCAGTTGTTGTCTCTACAAACGCTCAGCTACCACAATTTCCCATTCCTTTTCCATTCCAACCCAGCCCCGGCATGCCAGGGTTCCCCGATATTGCAAAATGTTGGTCATCCGTGATGAATATTCCAGGATGCATCACAGAAATTTCTCAAGCCATACTTAGTGGACGATTTGGCAACATTGGTCCAGCTTGCTGCAAAGCATTTTTGGAAGGTGAAACTAACTGCTTGCCGAAACTCCCATTGAATCCATTTTTTCCTCCAATGTTGAAAGAGCAATGTTCAAGAATTGCAGGCGCAATTCCTCCTGCCACGaagtaa
- the LOC104739670 gene encoding U-box domain-containing protein 18: MIHTKTGSGRRILTFPAVQPCESISIVTLLDSLIQLAGDILTFKSKRFSTNKQSFRETLRRIQNLVLVFEEIRIRVGTPRRYFHHDSAAVLSLKEIHVIFQKLKFLVEDCTGDGARLCMMMNSDQVSDHLRVLTRSISTSLGAFPVASVDLPSEVNDLVDLVVRQTRKFGVEPETNDIRVMSSVNRILALFSNRVSPDPDEINLILDYVGIRKWGDCVKEINFLGEEIAAERLDEKKKKKKNSNVRVELLSSLMGFICYCRCVILRRMERDDHHHHHNVDDSVKDQDLIRGLKVEDLLCPISLEIMMDPVVIETGHTYDRSSITKWIGSGNITCPKTGKTLASTDLVDNVSVRRVIYKHCRTNGIVLTSIVVGRRRKTQDDVVPESLAAKGAAKLIAKFLTSELLNGGEEMIYRAVREIRVQTKTSSFNRSCLVKAGAVSPLLRLLTSGDSKVQENAMAGILNLSKHVTGKSKIVGEGLKIIVEILNEGAKTETRLYAASALFYLSSVEDYSKLIGENQDSISGLMKIVKGEDYGGSAKRNALLAVMGLLMQSDNHWRVLAAGAVPILLDLLRSEDTSGELTADCLATLAKLAEYPDGTIGVIRRGGLKLAVKVLSSSDVSPAVKQHCVGLILNLCLNGGRDVVGVLVKNSLVMGSLYTVLSNGEYGGSKKASALIRMIHEFQERKTGSSGSVDPSLQRGRFVHAW, translated from the coding sequence ATGATCCATACTAAGACCGGGTCAGGTCGTCGGATCCTGACGTTTCCGGCTGTGCAACCATGCGAATCAATCTCCATAGTCACCTTACTCGACTCTCTCATTCAACTTGCCGGCGACATTCTCACATTCAAGTCGAAACGCTTCTCCACAAATAAACAAAGCTTCAGAGAAACTCTAAGGCGGATCCAAAACCTAGTTCTCGTCTTTGAAGAGATCCGGATCCGAGTCGGGACTCCGAGACGCTATTTCCACCACGACTCTGCTGCCGTCTTGAGTCTCAAGGAGATCCACGTCATATTCCAGAAGCTCAAGTTCCTTGTAGAAGACTGCACAGGAGACGGAGCTAGGCTATGTATGATGATGAACTCTGATCAAGTCTCGGATCATCTCCGGGTCCTAACTCGATCCATATCCACCAGTCTTGGCGCGTTCCCTGTCGCATCCGTTGACTTACCGAGCGAAGTCAACGATCTGGTTGACTTAGTGGTGCGGCAAACTCGTAAGTTTGGAGTCGAACCTGAAACAAATGATATACGAGTCATGAGCTCTGTAAATCGGATCCTTGCTCTGTTCTCGAACAGAGTTAGTCCCGATCCAGATGAAATAAACCTGATTCTGGATTACGTAGGGATCAGAAAATGGGGAGACTGCGTCAAAGAAATTAACTTTCTCGGAGAAGAGATAGCTGCGGAGCGgttagatgagaagaagaagaagaagaagaatagtaaCGTTCGAGTCGAGCTTCTCAGTAGCTTAATGGGGTTCATATGCTATTGCAGATGCGTTATACTTCGACGGATGGAGAgagatgatcatcatcatcatcataacgTAGATGATAGTGTCAAAGACCAAGACTTGATTCGAGGATTAAAAGTTGAGGATCTCCTTTGTCCAATCTCACTAGAGATTATGATGGATCCTGTGGTTATAGAAACAGGGCACACATATGATCGGAGCTCCATTACAAAATGGATCGGATCCGGTAACATCACGTGCCCTAAAACCGGAAAGACTCTCGCGAGTACTGATTTGGTTGACAACGTTTCCGTGAGGCGAGTGATTTATAAGCACTGCAGAACAAACGGCATCGTTTTGACGAGTATTGTTGTTGGCCGGAGAAGGAAGACTCAAGACGACGTGGTGCCGGAGAGTTTGGCTGCAAAGGGAGCTGCGAAACTCATAGCAAAGTTTCTCACTTCGGAGCTACTCAATGGCGGCGAAGAGATGATTTACAGAGCCGTGAGAGAGATTCGTGTTCAGACCAAGACAAGTAGTTTTAACAGGTCTTGTCTGGTTAAAGCTGGTGCCGTGAGTCCACTCTTAAGGCTTCTTACCTCCGGAGATTCCAAGGTTCAAGAAAACGCAATGGCTGGGATCTTGAATCTTTCAAAGCACGTTACTGGTAAATCCAAGATTGTTGGAGAAGGGTTAAAGATCATCGTAGAGATTCTCAACGAAGGAGCTAAAACAGAGACGAGACTATACGCTGCTTCTGCTCTGTTCTATCTCTCTTCCGTTGAAGATTACAGCAAACTGATCGGAGAAAACCAAGATTCGATTTCGGGACTGATGAAGATCGTTAAAGGAGAAGATTACGGCGGTTCGGCAAAACGAAACGCGTTGCTCGCGGTTATGGGTTTGTTGATGCAATCTGATAACCATTGGCGTGTACTCGCCGCCGGAGCTGTTCCTATACTTCTTGATCTGTTGAGATCGGAAGATACCAGCGGCGAACTCACGGCGGATTGTTTAGCGACGCTTGCGAAGCTGGCAGAGTATCCTGATGGGACGATTGGGGTGATCCGACGTGGCGGTTTGAAACTCGCGGTAAAGGTTTTATCTTCGTCGGATGTTTCGCCGGCGGTGAAACAGCACTGTGTTGGTCTGATTTTGAACCTTTGTCTTAACGGAGGTCGTGACGTCGTTGGGGTTCTAGTGAAGAACTCGTTGGTTATGGGGTCGCTTTACACGGTGTTAAGTAACGGCGAATATGGAGGAAGCAAAAAGGCTAGTGCGCTTATCAGAATGATCCATGAGTTCCAGGAGAGGAAAACCGGTTCGTCCGGTTCAGTTGATCCAAGTCTTCAAAGAGGACGATTCGTTCACGCCTGGTGA
- the LOC104739672 gene encoding ubiquitin-like-specific protease 1C isoform X2, which produces MKRQRVIELDRVVKTKFNIDWDDALAEEDVPELEIIGTDKIPPPEPTLSGEESAVCVRSLSDNELDEHLKRQRSLLILLGDKLPDKGDKTRNRIGDIEYEKQRRMLQRTKPDADNDACQILEQPKSSGVSRQENTASKDSSRQRSSDNPKLFNDKTQDLERGSWKGKSNRDSIIEKSNGWRSLPRLSKCNVSERNFYSGSKDPKGNRKLNEAYGKAKPKESSPYLLVDDDDDDDDEVGYETPREWSVKTTPSQCKKKSDDQVINLDEDEPQSPMVLEEACELPEGLPEDIYYPSSDQRDGRDLVQVSLEDLKCLSPGEYLKSPVINFYLRFLQHHVFSTNETAAHCHFFNTFFYKKLTEAVSYKGNDKDAFFVRFRRWWKGLDLFRKSYIFIPIHEDLHWSLVIICIPDQEDESGLTIIHLDSLGLHPRSLIFNNVKRFLREEWNYLNQDASMDIPISAKVWRDLPNMINEAEVQVPQQKNDFDCGLFVLFFIKRFIEEAPQRLKLKDLGMIHKKWFKPDEASAIRIKIWNILVELFRKGNQTD; this is translated from the exons atgaagaggCAAAGAGTAATCGAGTTAGATCGTGTGGTGAAGACAAAGTTCAACATAGATTGGGACGATGCTTTGGCCGAGGAAGATGTTCCCGAGCTGGAGATCATCGGAACTGACAAAATTCCGCCGCCTGAGCCAACTCTCTCCGGCGAGGAATCCGCCGTTTGCGTGCGATCCCTCAGTGATAACGAATTAGACGAGCATCTGAAGCGTCAGAGATCACTTCTTATTCTTTTAGGTGACAAGTTGCCAGATAAAGGCGACAAAACCCGCAACAGAATTGGAGACATTGAGTACGAGAAGCAGCGAAGGATGTTGCAACGGACCAAACCG GATGCGGACAATGATGCATGCCAGATTCTGGAGCAACCGAAAAGCTCAG GTGTGTCTAGACAAGAGAATACAGCCTCAAAAGACTCCTCTAGACAAAGGTCGAGTGACAATCCCAAA CTATTTAATGACAAAACACAAGATTTGGAACGTGGAAGCTGGAAAGGAAAATCCAATAGAGATTCTATAATAGAGAAAAGTAATGGGTGGCGATCGCTGCCAAGATTAAGTAAGTGTAATGTAAGTGAAAGAAACTTTTATTCTGGATCTAAGGATCCAAAAGGGAATCGAAAACTCAACGAAGCTTATGGTAAAGCAAAGCCAAAGGAGTCTTCTCCTTATTTATTAgtcgacgatgatgatgacgacgacgatgaagTTGGCTATGAAACTCCCAG GGAGTGGAGTGTGAAAACAACACCATCACAGTGCAAGAAG AAATCAGATGATCAAGTGATTAATTTGGATGAAGATGAACCTCAGTCTCCAATGGTACTAGAGGAAGCATGTGAACTTCCTGAAGG GTTACCGGAAGATATATACTACCCATCAAG TGATCAAAGGGACGGGCGAGACCTTGTTCAAGTGTCTCTTGAAGATCTGAAATGTCTTTCACCTGGAGAATATCTTAAGTCGCCAGTTATAAATTTCTACCTCAG GTTCTTGCAGCACCATGTATTTTCAACGAATGAGACAGCTGCTCATTGTCATTTCTTCAATACGTTTTTCTATAAGAAGCTCACAGAAGCTGTTTCATACAAG GGTAATGACAAGGATGCATTTTTTGTAAGGTTCAGGCGGTGGTGGAAGGGTTTAGATCTATTCcgtaaatcatatatatttattccaATACATGAAGA TCTCCACTGGAGCTTGGTTATAATTTGCATCCCAGACCAGGAAGACGAATCGGGATTGACTATAATTCACTTAGATTCATTGGGACTTCACCCAAGAAGTTTAATTTTCAATAATGTCAAAAG GTTTCTGAGAGAGGAATGGAACTATCTAAACCAAGATGCTTCAATGGATATACCAATTTCAGCAAAAGTATGGAGAGACCTTCCCAATATGATCAACGAAGCTGAAGTGCAG GTTCCACAACAGAAGAATGATTTCGACTGTGGTTTGTTTGTGCTCTTCTTTATAAAACGTTTCATCGAAGAAGCTCCTCAAAGGCTGAAACTGAAGGATTTGGGAATG ATTCACAAGAAGTGGTTTAAACCCGATGAAGCTTCGGCTATAAGGATCAAAATCTGGAACATTCTCGTTGAACTTTTCCGCAAGGGTAACCAAACAGATTAA
- the LOC104739672 gene encoding ubiquitin-like-specific protease 1C isoform X1 — translation MKRQRVIELDRVVKTKFNIDWDDALAEEDVPELEIIGTDKIPPPEPTLSGEESAVCVRSLSDNELDEHLKRQRSLLILLGDKLPDKGDKTRNRIGDIEYEKQRRMLQRTKPQDADNDACQILEQPKSSGVSRQENTASKDSSRQRSSDNPKLFNDKTQDLERGSWKGKSNRDSIIEKSNGWRSLPRLSKCNVSERNFYSGSKDPKGNRKLNEAYGKAKPKESSPYLLVDDDDDDDDEVGYETPREWSVKTTPSQCKKKSDDQVINLDEDEPQSPMVLEEACELPEGLPEDIYYPSSDQRDGRDLVQVSLEDLKCLSPGEYLKSPVINFYLRFLQHHVFSTNETAAHCHFFNTFFYKKLTEAVSYKGNDKDAFFVRFRRWWKGLDLFRKSYIFIPIHEDLHWSLVIICIPDQEDESGLTIIHLDSLGLHPRSLIFNNVKRFLREEWNYLNQDASMDIPISAKVWRDLPNMINEAEVQVPQQKNDFDCGLFVLFFIKRFIEEAPQRLKLKDLGMIHKKWFKPDEASAIRIKIWNILVELFRKGNQTD, via the exons atgaagaggCAAAGAGTAATCGAGTTAGATCGTGTGGTGAAGACAAAGTTCAACATAGATTGGGACGATGCTTTGGCCGAGGAAGATGTTCCCGAGCTGGAGATCATCGGAACTGACAAAATTCCGCCGCCTGAGCCAACTCTCTCCGGCGAGGAATCCGCCGTTTGCGTGCGATCCCTCAGTGATAACGAATTAGACGAGCATCTGAAGCGTCAGAGATCACTTCTTATTCTTTTAGGTGACAAGTTGCCAGATAAAGGCGACAAAACCCGCAACAGAATTGGAGACATTGAGTACGAGAAGCAGCGAAGGATGTTGCAACGGACCAAACCG CAGGATGCGGACAATGATGCATGCCAGATTCTGGAGCAACCGAAAAGCTCAG GTGTGTCTAGACAAGAGAATACAGCCTCAAAAGACTCCTCTAGACAAAGGTCGAGTGACAATCCCAAA CTATTTAATGACAAAACACAAGATTTGGAACGTGGAAGCTGGAAAGGAAAATCCAATAGAGATTCTATAATAGAGAAAAGTAATGGGTGGCGATCGCTGCCAAGATTAAGTAAGTGTAATGTAAGTGAAAGAAACTTTTATTCTGGATCTAAGGATCCAAAAGGGAATCGAAAACTCAACGAAGCTTATGGTAAAGCAAAGCCAAAGGAGTCTTCTCCTTATTTATTAgtcgacgatgatgatgacgacgacgatgaagTTGGCTATGAAACTCCCAG GGAGTGGAGTGTGAAAACAACACCATCACAGTGCAAGAAG AAATCAGATGATCAAGTGATTAATTTGGATGAAGATGAACCTCAGTCTCCAATGGTACTAGAGGAAGCATGTGAACTTCCTGAAGG GTTACCGGAAGATATATACTACCCATCAAG TGATCAAAGGGACGGGCGAGACCTTGTTCAAGTGTCTCTTGAAGATCTGAAATGTCTTTCACCTGGAGAATATCTTAAGTCGCCAGTTATAAATTTCTACCTCAG GTTCTTGCAGCACCATGTATTTTCAACGAATGAGACAGCTGCTCATTGTCATTTCTTCAATACGTTTTTCTATAAGAAGCTCACAGAAGCTGTTTCATACAAG GGTAATGACAAGGATGCATTTTTTGTAAGGTTCAGGCGGTGGTGGAAGGGTTTAGATCTATTCcgtaaatcatatatatttattccaATACATGAAGA TCTCCACTGGAGCTTGGTTATAATTTGCATCCCAGACCAGGAAGACGAATCGGGATTGACTATAATTCACTTAGATTCATTGGGACTTCACCCAAGAAGTTTAATTTTCAATAATGTCAAAAG GTTTCTGAGAGAGGAATGGAACTATCTAAACCAAGATGCTTCAATGGATATACCAATTTCAGCAAAAGTATGGAGAGACCTTCCCAATATGATCAACGAAGCTGAAGTGCAG GTTCCACAACAGAAGAATGATTTCGACTGTGGTTTGTTTGTGCTCTTCTTTATAAAACGTTTCATCGAAGAAGCTCCTCAAAGGCTGAAACTGAAGGATTTGGGAATG ATTCACAAGAAGTGGTTTAAACCCGATGAAGCTTCGGCTATAAGGATCAAAATCTGGAACATTCTCGTTGAACTTTTCCGCAAGGGTAACCAAACAGATTAA
- the LOC104739671 gene encoding pre-mRNA-processing factor 17-like isoform X1 produces the protein MDLIQSYEEDEAVESSPESSPLRMLKAKSSAPEVDDTALALTVANVNQSNSKPINPTQHVVVFNPTHDQLWAPIVGPAHPYAKDGIAQGMRNHKLGFVEDASIGSFVFDEQHNTFQKHGYAADPSGMNYVGDVEALRKNDGESVYNVRQSEQKRRKIEKNKEERDGEEKKEEIEPEAENPASEAWLTRNRKSPWSRKREVVQGELTEEQKKYAEEHAKKKEEKGQQNEAKGEHYADKSTFHGKEEKDYQGRSWIEAPKDAKANNDHCYIPKRLVHTWSGHTKGVSAIRFFPKHGHLLLSAGMDCKVKIWDVYNSGKCMRTYMGHGKAVRDICFSNDGTKFLTAGYDKNIKYWDTETGQVISTFSTGKIPYVVKLNPDDDKQNILLAGMSDKKIVQWDINTGEITQEYDQHLGAVNTITFVDNNRRFVTSSDDKSLRVWEFGIPVVIKYISEPHMHSMPSISVHPNGNWLAAQSLDNQILIYSTRERFQLNKKKRFAGHIAAGYACQVNFSPDGRFVMSGDGEGKCWFWDWKSCKVFRTLKCHNGVCIGAEWHPLEQSKVATCGWDGLIKYWD, from the exons ATGGATCTGATTCAATCatacgaagaagatgaagccgTCGAATCATCACCGGAATCTTCACCGCTTCGTATGTTAAAGGCGAAATCATCAGCACCGGAGGTTGACGATACAGCGCTAGCTCTCACGGTGGCTAACGTGAATCAATCGAATTCGAAGCCGATTAATCCGACTCAACATGTCGTCGTGTTTAACCCTACCCATGATCAGCTCTGGGCTCCGATAGTCGGCCCCGCGCACCCGTATGCGAAAGACGGGATCGCTCAGGGGATGCGGAATCACAAGCTAGGGTTTGTGGAAGATGCTTCGATTGGATCCTTTGTGTTTGATGAGCAGCACAATACGTTTCAGAAGCATGGTTACGCGGCTGATCCGTCTGGGATGAATTACGTCGGCGACGTGGAGGCGTTGAGGAAGAACGACGGTGAATCGGTTTATAATGTCCGGCAGAGTGAGCAGAAGCGGAGGAAGATTGAGAAGAACAAAGAGGAGAGAGAtggggaagagaagaaggaagagattgAGCCGGAGGCTGAGAATCCGGCGAGTGAAGCTTGGCTTACGAGGAATAGGAAGAGTCCTTGGTCGAGGAAGAGGGAGGTTGTTCAGGGAGAGTTAACGGAGGAGCAGAAGAAGTATGCGGAGGAGCATgccaagaagaaggaagagaagggaCAGCAAAACGAAGCTAAAGGAGAGCATTACGCGGATAAGAGTACCTTCCATGGCAAAGAGGAGAAAGATTACCAAGGGAGGTCTTGGATTGAGGCTCCGAAAGATGCAAAGGCCAACAACGATCATTGTTACATTCCAAAACGTTTGGTTCATACATGGAGTGGTCACACGAAAGGTGTTTCTGCTATTAGGTTCTTCCCAAAGCATGGACATTTGCTTCTCTCTGCAGGTATGGATTGTAAGGTTAAGATTTGGGATGTGTATAACTCTGGTAAATGCATGAGGACCTACATGGGTCACGGCAAAGCTGTTAGGGATATTTGCTTCTCCAATGATGGGACTAAGTTCTTAACTGCTGGCTATGATAAGAACATTAAGTATTGGGACACGGAGACTGGCCAGGTTATCTCGACTTTCTCCACTGGGAAGATTCCATATGTGGTTAAGCTGAATCCGGATGATGACAAGCAAAACATTTTGTTGGCTGGTATGAGTGATAAGAAGATTGTGCAGTGGGATATTAACACGGGGGAGATTACACAGGAGTATGATCAGCACTTGGGTGCAGTTAATACAATCACGTTTGTGGACAATAACAGAAGATTTGTCACATCTAGCGATGATAAGTCTCTGCGAGTGTGGGAATTCGGAATCCCGGTGGTTATCAAGTATATCAGTGAGCCCCATATGCACTCTATGCCTTCGATTTCTGTCCACCCGAATGGTAATTGGCTTGCTGCGCAGAGCTTGGATAACCAGATTCTGATCTACAGTACTCGAGAAAGGTTTCAGctgaataaaaagaagaggtTTGCAGGGCACATTGCTGCTGGTTATGCATGCCAAGTTAATTTCTCGCCAGATGGACGGTTTGTAATGTCAGGAGATGGTGAGGGTAAGTGCTGGTTTTGGGACTGGAAGAGCTGCAAAGTCTTTAGGACTCTTAAGTGTCACAATGGAGTATGCATTGGAGCCGAGTGGCATCCTCTGGAGCAGAGTAAAGTCGCAACATGTGGCTGGGACGGCTTGATTAAGTACTG GGActaa
- the LOC104739671 gene encoding pre-mRNA-processing factor 17-like isoform X2, with the protein MDLIQSYEEDEAVESSPESSPLRMLKAKSSAPEVDDTALALTVANVNQSNSKPINPTQHVVVFNPTHDQLWAPIVGPAHPYAKDGIAQGMRNHKLGFVEDASIGSFVFDEQHNTFQKHGYAADPSGMNYVGDVEALRKNDGESVYNVRQSEQKRRKIEKNKEERDGEEKKEEIEPEAENPASEAWLTRNRKSPWSRKREVVQGELTEEQKKYAEEHAKKKEEKGQQNEAKGEHYADKSTFHGKEEKDYQGRSWIEAPKDAKANNDHCYIPKRLVHTWSGHTKGVSAIRFFPKHGHLLLSAGMDCKVKIWDVYNSGKCMRTYMGHGKAVRDICFSNDGTKFLTAGYDKNIKYWDTETGQVISTFSTGKIPYVVKLNPDDDKQNILLAGMSDKKIVQWDINTGEITQEYDQHLGAVNTITFVDNNRRFVTSSDDKSLRVWEFGIPVVIKYISEPHMHSMPSISVHPNGNWLAAQSLDNQILIYSTRERFQLNKKKRFAGHIAAGYACQVNFSPDGRFVMSGDGEGKCWFWDWKSCKVFRTLKCHNGVCIGAEWHPLEQSKVATCGWDGLIKYW; encoded by the coding sequence ATGGATCTGATTCAATCatacgaagaagatgaagccgTCGAATCATCACCGGAATCTTCACCGCTTCGTATGTTAAAGGCGAAATCATCAGCACCGGAGGTTGACGATACAGCGCTAGCTCTCACGGTGGCTAACGTGAATCAATCGAATTCGAAGCCGATTAATCCGACTCAACATGTCGTCGTGTTTAACCCTACCCATGATCAGCTCTGGGCTCCGATAGTCGGCCCCGCGCACCCGTATGCGAAAGACGGGATCGCTCAGGGGATGCGGAATCACAAGCTAGGGTTTGTGGAAGATGCTTCGATTGGATCCTTTGTGTTTGATGAGCAGCACAATACGTTTCAGAAGCATGGTTACGCGGCTGATCCGTCTGGGATGAATTACGTCGGCGACGTGGAGGCGTTGAGGAAGAACGACGGTGAATCGGTTTATAATGTCCGGCAGAGTGAGCAGAAGCGGAGGAAGATTGAGAAGAACAAAGAGGAGAGAGAtggggaagagaagaaggaagagattgAGCCGGAGGCTGAGAATCCGGCGAGTGAAGCTTGGCTTACGAGGAATAGGAAGAGTCCTTGGTCGAGGAAGAGGGAGGTTGTTCAGGGAGAGTTAACGGAGGAGCAGAAGAAGTATGCGGAGGAGCATgccaagaagaaggaagagaagggaCAGCAAAACGAAGCTAAAGGAGAGCATTACGCGGATAAGAGTACCTTCCATGGCAAAGAGGAGAAAGATTACCAAGGGAGGTCTTGGATTGAGGCTCCGAAAGATGCAAAGGCCAACAACGATCATTGTTACATTCCAAAACGTTTGGTTCATACATGGAGTGGTCACACGAAAGGTGTTTCTGCTATTAGGTTCTTCCCAAAGCATGGACATTTGCTTCTCTCTGCAGGTATGGATTGTAAGGTTAAGATTTGGGATGTGTATAACTCTGGTAAATGCATGAGGACCTACATGGGTCACGGCAAAGCTGTTAGGGATATTTGCTTCTCCAATGATGGGACTAAGTTCTTAACTGCTGGCTATGATAAGAACATTAAGTATTGGGACACGGAGACTGGCCAGGTTATCTCGACTTTCTCCACTGGGAAGATTCCATATGTGGTTAAGCTGAATCCGGATGATGACAAGCAAAACATTTTGTTGGCTGGTATGAGTGATAAGAAGATTGTGCAGTGGGATATTAACACGGGGGAGATTACACAGGAGTATGATCAGCACTTGGGTGCAGTTAATACAATCACGTTTGTGGACAATAACAGAAGATTTGTCACATCTAGCGATGATAAGTCTCTGCGAGTGTGGGAATTCGGAATCCCGGTGGTTATCAAGTATATCAGTGAGCCCCATATGCACTCTATGCCTTCGATTTCTGTCCACCCGAATGGTAATTGGCTTGCTGCGCAGAGCTTGGATAACCAGATTCTGATCTACAGTACTCGAGAAAGGTTTCAGctgaataaaaagaagaggtTTGCAGGGCACATTGCTGCTGGTTATGCATGCCAAGTTAATTTCTCGCCAGATGGACGGTTTGTAATGTCAGGAGATGGTGAGGGTAAGTGCTGGTTTTGGGACTGGAAGAGCTGCAAAGTCTTTAGGACTCTTAAGTGTCACAATGGAGTATGCATTGGAGCCGAGTGGCATCCTCTGGAGCAGAGTAAAGTCGCAACATGTGGCTGGGACGGCTTGATTAAGTACTGGTAA
- the LOC104739673 gene encoding gibberellin-regulated protein 8-like, with the protein MKLIVIQFFIISLLFTSSFFALSSADSSCGEKCNVRCSKNDRKHEECIKDCNICCGKCNCVPSGTYGNKDECPCYRDIKNSKGGPKCP; encoded by the exons ATGAAACTCATAGTGATACAATTCTTCataatctctcttctcttcacgTCTTCATTTTTCGCACTTTCAAGCGCTGATTCGT CATGCGGTGAAAAGTGCAATGTGAGATGCTCAAAGAATGACAGAAAACATGAAGAGTGCATCAAGGACTGCAATATATGTTGCGGGAAGTGTAACTGTGTTCCATCGGGCACTTATGGAAACAAAGATGAATGTCCTTGCTACCGTGATATAAAAAACTCCAAAGGAGGACCCAAGTGTCCTTGA